From one Eulemur rufifrons isolate Redbay chromosome 23, OSU_ERuf_1, whole genome shotgun sequence genomic stretch:
- the PDP2 gene encoding pyruvate dehydrogenase [acetyl-transferring]-phosphatase 2, mitochondrial has protein sequence MSSTVTYWILNSVRNSVATFQGGRRLYSRCVSNRNKSKWKLFSQVPPTLKNSSPCGTFTLQKAYRHTSTEEDDFQLQLSPEQVNEVLRAGESAHKILDLDSGVPNSVLRYESNQLAANSPVEDRRGVASCLQTSGLMFGIFDGHGGHACVQAVSERLFYYVAVSLMSHQTLEQMEGAMESMKPLLPMLQWLKHPGDSIYKDVTSVHLDHLRVYWQELLDLHVEMGLSIEEALMYSFQRLDSDISLEIQAPLEDEVTRNLSLQVAFSGATACMAHVDGVHLHVANAGDCRAILGVQEDNGMWSCLPLTRDHNAWNQAELSRLKGEHPKSEERTVIMDDRLLGVLMPCRAFGDVQLKWSKELQRSVLQRGFDTEALNIYQFTPPHYYTPPYLTAEPEVTYHRLRPQDKFLVLASDGLWDMLSNEDVVRLVVGHLAELDRHKPDLAQRPTNLGLMQSLLLQRKASRLLDADQNAATRLIRHAIGSNEYGEMEPERLTAMLTLPEDLARMYRDDITVTVVYFNSESIDAYYKGG, from the coding sequence ATGTCAAGTACTGTGACCTACTGGATCTTAAATTCTGTAAGGAACAGCGTTGCCACATTTCAAGGGGGCAGACGTTTATACTCTAGGTGTGTCTCAAATAggaataaatcaaaatggaagcTCTTTTCTCAAGTGCCACCCACCCTAAAAAACAGTTCCCCGTGTGGTACCTTTACTCTTCAGAAGGCATACAGACACACGTCCACAGAGGAAGATGATTTCCAGTTGCAACTCAGCCCCGAGCAGGTAAATGAAGTGCTTCGAGCTGGCGAGTCAGCCCACAAGATTCTTGACCTTGACAGTGGAGTCCCAAATTCAGTGTTGCGGTATGAGAGCAACCAGCTGGCTGCCAATTCCCCAGTGGAGGACCGGCGAGGTGTAGCCTCTTGCTTGCAGACCAGCGGACTGATGTTTGGCATCTTTGATGGACATGGTGGTCATGCATGTGTGCAAGCAGTGAGCGAGAGGCTCTTCTACTACGTGGCAGTGTCCCTGATGTCCCACCAGACCCTAGAGCAGATGGAGGGAGCGATGGAAAGCATGAAGCCCCTGCTGCCCATGCTGCAGTGGCTCAAGCACCCAGGAGACAGTATCTACAAGGATGTCACATCAGTACATCTTGACCACCTCCGTGTCTATTGGCAGGAACTGCTTGACCTACACGTGGAAATGGGACTGAGCATTGAGGAAGCATTAATGTACTCCTTCCAGAGACTGGACTCTGACATCTCGCTGGAAATTCAGGCCCCTCTGGAAGACGAGGTGACAAGAAACCTATCGCTTCAGGTTGCCTTCTCTGGAGCAACAGCCTGCATGGCCCATGTTGACGGAGTTCACTTGCACGTGGCAAACGCTGGTGACTGCCGGGCCATCCTCGGTGTCCAGGAGGACAATGGCATGTGGTCTTGTCTGCCCCTTACCCGTGACCACAATGCCTGGAACCAAGCCGAGCTGTCCCGGCTAAAGGGGGAGCACCCCAAGTCAGAGGAGAGGACAGTCATCATGGATGACAGGCTGCTGGGTGTCCTCATGCCCTGCAGGGCCTTCGGGGATGTCCAGCTGAAGTGGAGTAAAGAGCTGCAGCGCAGTGTCCTGCAGAGGGGCTTTGATACTGAGGCCCTCAATATTTACCAGTTCACCCCCCCACACTACTATACTCCCCCCTACCTGACTGCTGAGCCTGAGGTCACATACCACAGGCTGAGGCCCCAGGATAAGTTCCTCGTGCTGGCCTCAGATGGCCTGTGGGACATGCTGAGCAACGAGGACGTGGTGAGGCTGGTGGTAGGGCACCTGGCCGAGCTGGATCGGCACAAGCCAGACCTGGCCCAGAGACCCACCAACCTGGGGCTCATGCAGAGCCTGCTGCTGCAGAGGAAAGCCAGCAGGCTCCTCGACGCTGACCAAAATGCAGCCACACGTCTGATCAGACATGCCATCGGGAGCAACGAGTATGGGGAGATGGAGCCGGAGCGGTTGACAGCAATGCTGACATTGCCGGAGGACTTGGCAAGAATGTACAGGGATGATATCACTGTCACTGTGGTGTATTTTAACTCAGAATCAATTGATGCATATTACAAGGGAGGTTAA
- the CA7 gene encoding carbonic anhydrase 7 isoform X1, with translation MTGHHGWGYGQDDGPSNWHKLYPIAQGDRQSPINIISSQAVYSPSLQPLEISYEACMSLSITNNGHSVQVDFNDSDDRTVVTGGPLEGPYRLKQFHFHWGKKHNAGSEHTVDGKSFPSELHLVHWNAKKYSTFGEAASAPDGLAVVGIFLETGDEHPSMNRLTDALYMVRFKGTKAQFSCFNPKCLLPASRHYWTYPGSLTTPPLSESVTWIVLREPIRVSERQMEKFRSLLFTSEDDERIHMVNNFRPPQPLKGRVVKASFRA, from the exons ATGACCGGCCACCACGGCTGGGGCTACGGCCAGGACGACG gcCCCTCGAATTGGCACAAGCTGTATCCCATTGCCCAGGGAGACCGCCAATCACCTATCAATATCATATCAAGCCAGGCTGTGTACTCACCCAGCCTCCAGCCACTGGAGATTTCCTATGAGGCCTGCATGTCCCTCAGCATCACCAACAATGGCCACTCTGTCCAGGTAGACTTCAATGACAGCGATGACCGAACCG TGGTGACTGGGGGCCCCCTGGAAGGGCCCTACCGCCTCAAGCAGTTCCACTTCCACTGGGGCAAGAAGCACAACGCAGGTTCGGAGCACACAGTGGACGGCAAGTCCTTCCCCAGCGAG CTGCACCTGGTTCACTGGAACGCCAAGAAGTACAGCACCTTCGGGGAGGCGGCCTCGGCACCTGACGGCCTAGCTGTGGTTGGCATCTTTTTGGAA ACGGGGGATGAGCACCCCAGCATGAACCGTCTGACGGACGCGCTCTACATGGTTCGGTTTAAG GGTACCAAGGCCCAGTTCAGCTGCTTCAACCCCAAGTGCCTCCTGCCCGCCAGCCGGCACTACTGGACCTACCCGGGCTCCCTGACGACTCCCCCGCTCAGTGAGAGTGTCACCTGGATTGTGCTCCGGGAGCCCATCCGCGTCTCTGAGAGGCAG ATGGAGAAGTTCCGGAGCCTGCTTTTTACCTCGGAGGACGATGAGAGGATCCACATGGTGAATAACTTCCGGCCACCACAGCCACTGAAGGGCCGCGTGGTCAAGGCTTCCTTCCGGGCCTGa
- the CA7 gene encoding carbonic anhydrase 7 isoform X2: MSLSITNNGHSVQVDFNDSDDRTVVTGGPLEGPYRLKQFHFHWGKKHNAGSEHTVDGKSFPSELHLVHWNAKKYSTFGEAASAPDGLAVVGIFLETGDEHPSMNRLTDALYMVRFKGTKAQFSCFNPKCLLPASRHYWTYPGSLTTPPLSESVTWIVLREPIRVSERQMEKFRSLLFTSEDDERIHMVNNFRPPQPLKGRVVKASFRA; the protein is encoded by the exons ATGTCCCTCAGCATCACCAACAATGGCCACTCTGTCCAGGTAGACTTCAATGACAGCGATGACCGAACCG TGGTGACTGGGGGCCCCCTGGAAGGGCCCTACCGCCTCAAGCAGTTCCACTTCCACTGGGGCAAGAAGCACAACGCAGGTTCGGAGCACACAGTGGACGGCAAGTCCTTCCCCAGCGAG CTGCACCTGGTTCACTGGAACGCCAAGAAGTACAGCACCTTCGGGGAGGCGGCCTCGGCACCTGACGGCCTAGCTGTGGTTGGCATCTTTTTGGAA ACGGGGGATGAGCACCCCAGCATGAACCGTCTGACGGACGCGCTCTACATGGTTCGGTTTAAG GGTACCAAGGCCCAGTTCAGCTGCTTCAACCCCAAGTGCCTCCTGCCCGCCAGCCGGCACTACTGGACCTACCCGGGCTCCCTGACGACTCCCCCGCTCAGTGAGAGTGTCACCTGGATTGTGCTCCGGGAGCCCATCCGCGTCTCTGAGAGGCAG ATGGAGAAGTTCCGGAGCCTGCTTTTTACCTCGGAGGACGATGAGAGGATCCACATGGTGAATAACTTCCGGCCACCACAGCCACTGAAGGGCCGCGTGGTCAAGGCTTCCTTCCGGGCCTGa